In a single window of the Bacillus carboniphilus genome:
- the flgM gene encoding flagellar biosynthesis anti-sigma factor FlgM: MKIHNFGVTGMNPYKKQMAKTNAQMQKAQLGSDKIEISNTAKELQQNSSVIVDRQKKLEAIQKQIETGTYKVDPEKVAKSMVDFFSKKNDQ; the protein is encoded by the coding sequence ATGAAAATTCATAACTTTGGGGTTACCGGAATGAACCCTTATAAAAAGCAGATGGCTAAAACAAATGCCCAAATGCAAAAAGCACAACTAGGCTCAGATAAAATCGAGATTTCAAATACAGCAAAAGAGCTTCAACAAAACTCAAGTGTCATAGTTGACCGCCAGAAAAAACTAGAAGCCATTCAAAAGCAAATCGAAACAGGAACCTATAAAGTAGATCCTGAAAAAGTAGCGAAAAGCATGGTGGACTTTTTCAGCAAAAAGAACGACCAGTAA
- the flgL gene encoding flagellar hook-associated protein FlgL — MRITQNMLANNSLRHLSESYSRMGKYQDQLSTGKKITRPSDDPVVAMKGMHYRSNLGQVEQYQRNLSEVYLWMDNSESAIEQTNNAMHRVRELVIQGKNGALSEDDKKAVAREIQQMKEDIVSVANTKVAGRHIFNGTDVSNPPVTTGAPPQVAINTDPYQVEISPGILLTANVNGERVFSQDMFQTIQDIEDTLMGEADLDLDELLSQMDDHMDQLSAERSELGARYNRLEMIDDRLGQQEVTANRILSDNEDIDIERVITDLKIQESIHRAALGVGSRIIQPTLLDFLR; from the coding sequence ATGAGAATTACACAGAATATGCTCGCGAATAATTCATTACGGCATTTAAGTGAAAGTTACTCGAGAATGGGAAAATATCAAGACCAACTTTCAACTGGTAAGAAAATCACTCGTCCATCTGATGACCCTGTAGTGGCCATGAAAGGGATGCACTACCGTTCTAACTTAGGTCAAGTTGAGCAATACCAACGAAACCTATCAGAAGTTTATCTCTGGATGGATAACTCTGAGTCAGCTATTGAGCAAACGAACAATGCGATGCATCGTGTTCGGGAGCTTGTGATTCAAGGTAAAAACGGGGCATTAAGTGAGGATGACAAAAAGGCGGTAGCCAGAGAAATCCAACAAATGAAAGAAGATATTGTTTCTGTAGCTAATACAAAAGTTGCTGGGCGACACATTTTTAACGGTACGGATGTTAGTAACCCTCCAGTGACAACTGGAGCACCACCTCAAGTCGCTATTAACACAGACCCGTACCAAGTGGAAATATCTCCAGGAATTTTACTAACGGCAAACGTCAATGGCGAGAGAGTTTTTAGTCAAGATATGTTCCAAACTATTCAAGACATAGAAGATACACTAATGGGTGAGGCAGACCTCGACTTGGATGAGCTTCTTAGTCAAATGGATGATCACATGGACCAGTTATCTGCAGAAAGGTCGGAATTAGGAGCGCGTTACAATCGTCTAGAAATGATTGATGATCGTCTTGGCCAGCAAGAGGTAACAGCTAACCGAATCCTTTCAGACAATGAAGATATAGATATTGAAAGAGTGATTACTGATCTAAAAATCCAAGAAAGCATCCATCGAGCTGCTTTAGGGGTTGGATCCCGAATTATCCAGCCTACACTATTAGATTTTCTAAGGTAG
- the flgK gene encoding flagellar hook-associated protein FlgK, whose product MSSTFHGLETARRAMFTQQSALYTTGHNVANANTPGYSRQRVNFTQTEPFPNAAMNRPGIPGQIGTGVKAAAIQRMRESFLDVQFRGESSKLGYWDTKAKALEKMEEIMNEPSESGLSNTMDQFWQSLQDLAVNPTNEGARSVVRQRGIALAETFNYVSDSLTAIKNDFKNEINIAKDKINSLLEQISSVNGQIADVEPHGYVPNDLYDKRDVLIDELSSMVNIKVNYVKSGGDPSDVAEGQAIVKLADDAGSDMAILVSQHGYSELKIGYNGPNGSVDEISVGGKTFTYDQFQSHGELKGLIESFGYADANGAEAGIYSDMLASVDNLAYTFAKEFNTVHKDGMSPNEIENGNQNIAFFGDSENGGVTILEGFAKRMVVTKAIIDSVDNIANATPDADGNATLGDSTNILALANIFEKGLNYEGPDQKSSFRSYYESIIGDMAVNSQEAVRLAANTTVLKDSVDQKRMSVSSVSLDEEMTNMIKFQHGYNAAARMITLTDELLDKIINGMGTGGR is encoded by the coding sequence ATGTCTTCCACTTTTCACGGACTCGAAACCGCAAGACGCGCAATGTTCACACAACAAAGCGCTTTATATACAACCGGACATAACGTTGCTAATGCGAATACGCCAGGCTATTCCCGCCAACGTGTGAATTTTACTCAAACAGAACCATTCCCAAATGCGGCGATGAACCGACCGGGAATTCCAGGTCAAATCGGAACTGGAGTGAAAGCAGCAGCGATCCAAAGAATGAGAGAATCATTCCTAGACGTCCAATTTAGAGGAGAGAGCTCAAAACTAGGCTACTGGGACACGAAAGCAAAGGCACTCGAAAAAATGGAAGAAATCATGAACGAGCCATCTGAGTCTGGACTGTCGAATACTATGGACCAGTTTTGGCAATCATTGCAGGACTTGGCAGTGAATCCAACGAATGAGGGTGCTCGCTCCGTTGTACGCCAGCGCGGGATTGCGTTAGCGGAAACGTTTAACTATGTATCGGACTCCCTGACTGCGATAAAAAACGATTTCAAAAATGAAATCAACATTGCCAAGGATAAAATCAATTCCTTGCTTGAACAAATTTCATCCGTTAACGGACAAATTGCGGATGTTGAACCACATGGTTATGTACCAAATGACCTTTATGATAAAAGAGATGTCCTGATCGATGAGCTTTCATCCATGGTTAACATCAAAGTGAACTATGTAAAATCTGGTGGAGATCCATCTGATGTTGCGGAAGGACAAGCAATTGTAAAACTAGCCGATGATGCCGGTAGTGATATGGCTATTTTGGTGAGTCAGCATGGTTACAGCGAACTGAAGATTGGTTATAACGGCCCGAATGGATCAGTAGATGAGATTTCTGTAGGTGGAAAAACGTTTACTTATGATCAGTTTCAATCTCATGGAGAGCTAAAAGGTCTAATTGAATCGTTTGGCTATGCGGATGCAAACGGAGCCGAAGCGGGTATTTACTCTGATATGCTGGCTAGTGTTGATAATCTTGCTTATACATTTGCGAAGGAATTCAATACCGTTCATAAAGATGGAATGAGCCCGAATGAGATTGAAAATGGCAACCAAAACATCGCCTTTTTTGGAGACAGTGAGAATGGCGGAGTTACCATTCTAGAAGGCTTTGCTAAACGCATGGTTGTTACGAAGGCTATCATTGATAGCGTTGATAACATCGCAAATGCAACTCCAGATGCAGATGGAAATGCAACATTAGGGGATTCAACAAATATATTAGCCCTTGCAAACATCTTTGAAAAAGGGCTGAACTACGAAGGTCCCGACCAAAAGTCCAGCTTCCGTAGCTACTACGAATCCATTATCGGTGACATGGCGGTTAATTCACAAGAAGCTGTTCGCTTAGCAGCAAACACTACGGTGTTAAAAGATTCAGTAGACCAAAAACGTATGTCCGTAAGTTCTGTATCCCTTGATGAAGAAATGACCAACATGATCAAATTCCAGCATGGATACAATGCAGCGGCAAGAATGATCACGTTAACGGATGAACTTCTAGATAAAATTATAAACGGCATGGGAACCGGCGGAAGGTAG
- a CDS encoding flagellar protein FlgN, producing the protein MSEQNLQTQLETLLQLHKQLLEAAQHKTEIVKKGDMDGLQQLLKQEQKLILEIDRAEKERQAISGELVPSVEKPTLEDCLPVLSQEQQNLLIQTREELRATIAEIEMHNNLNYELIQQSLHYVHVSLNLFHPKQEAINYGPPKGPKAKAPSQVGMFQTKA; encoded by the coding sequence ATGTCTGAACAGAACTTACAAACACAGCTAGAAACACTGCTTCAGCTTCACAAACAGCTATTAGAAGCGGCCCAACACAAAACAGAAATTGTGAAAAAAGGGGACATGGACGGCCTTCAGCAACTACTCAAACAAGAGCAAAAGCTCATCTTGGAAATCGACCGGGCTGAAAAAGAAAGACAGGCTATCTCAGGGGAGTTGGTACCTTCCGTCGAAAAACCAACGCTAGAAGATTGTCTACCTGTCTTGTCACAAGAACAGCAAAACCTGTTAATCCAAACAAGAGAAGAACTAAGAGCGACCATTGCTGAAATAGAGATGCATAACAACCTTAACTACGAGCTGATCCAGCAGTCACTTCATTACGTACATGTCAGCTTGAACTTATTCCATCCAAAGCAAGAAGCAATCAACTATGGACCTCCGAAAGGACCGAAGGCAAAAGCCCCTTCTCAAGTAGGAATGTTCCAGACCAAAGCGTAA